The nucleotide sequence GACCCGTGGGGACGCACGCACCGCGCTGCCGTTGTTCCAGCGTGCATACAGACTTCTTAAGGATCTTTACGGCGAGGACCACTCCAGCACGCTCAGCGTCGCCAGCAGCCTCGCCGTCGCCCTCAGCGAACTGGGCAAACACCAACAAGCCCGCGAACTGCACGAAGACGTCCTCACCCGCCGCAAACGCGTCCTCGGCGATGACCACCCAGACACCCTCAACTCTGCCAGCAACCTCGCCGTCGACCTCAGCAAGCTGGGCAAGTACGGGCAAGCCCGCGAACTGAGCGAAGACACCCTCGCCCGTTACAAACGCGTCTTCGGCGACGACCACCCCGGAACCCTCATGATCGTCAACGACCTCGCCATACATCTCAGGACGCTTGGCGAGTACCAACAAGCCCGCGAACTGCACGAAGACACCTTCACCCGCCGCAGACGCGTCCTCGGCGACGACCATCCCAGCACCCTCACCAGCGCCAACAACCTCGCCCTCGCCCTTAATAAGCTGGGCGAGTACGGGCAAGCCCGCGAACTGAGCGAAGACACCCTCGCCCGCCTCAAACGCGTTCTCGGCGACGACCACCCAGACACCCTCACGACCGCCAGCAACCTCGCCGTCGCCCTCAGCGAACTGGGCGAACACCAACAAGCCCGCGAACTGAAAGAAGACACCCTCGCCCGCCTCAAACACGTCTTCGGCGACGACCACCCCAGCACCCTCCATGTCGCCAGCAACCTCGCCGTCGAGCTCAGCAAGCTAGGCGAACACCAACAAGCCCGCGAACTCGACGAAGACACCCTCGCCCGTTCCAAACGCGTTCTCGGCGACGACCACCCAGACACCCTCACCGGCGCCAGCAACCTCGCCGTCGCCCTCAGCGAACTGGGCGAACACCAACGAGCCCGCGAACTGAGCGAAGACACCCTCGCCCGCCTCAAACGCGTTCTCGGCGACGACCACCCCACTACCCTCACCACCGCCGGCCACCTCGCCCTCGCCCTTAATAAGCTGGGCGAGTACGGGCAAGCCCGCGAACTGAGCGAAGACACCTTCGCCCGCCTCAAACGCGTTCTCGGCGGCGACCGCCTCAGCGCGCTCACCACCGCCGGCAATCCCGCCGCCGACCGCAAGGCCCTCGACGATGGCGAGGACGCGCCAGAATGACAGTCCTTCCGTTAGCCGCGCTTTCGCATACCGGCAACGCGCCTGGTCGCTGAGCCTGACCAGCCCTGACCATACGGCCGGATGACGGAAGTCCTAGTTAACTAATCTGCGGCGGCGTGCCCAATGCGTTCCCAAACGCCCAATGCTGCGAGTGCTTTCTGACGAGTCTTCGCAGGTCAGAGCCACTGCCGAAGCGTAACCGTGTCTAACCCTCCGGAGGCAGGTGTCGCAGGTTCGAATCCTGCCGAGGGCACCCTTATGGGAGCGACCTGGCTCAGCTGGCAGTAACGACGAGCCTAGGCAGCCCGACCTTGGTTACGACTCGCGATGAGGTCGGTCCTAGTGCTCGGAGGCTGGTTGTGGGTGCGCGACGGTGGGTGCCCTCACCGGTACCTCTAGCGCTGCTGGGTGTTGCTGTCGCGCTGGCGGGCAACCTGGCCACCGGCCTGGTCGAAATTAAGCAGCCGTGGTGGCCCCCAGCCGTGTTCGCTGCACTGGGGTTGCTGGTGGCCGGAGTGGTGGTGCTAGAGACGGTGCGGCATCGGGCCGAGCGGATCCAGGCGCAGCTACGTCCGGTCGAAGTGCAGTCTCGGGTGTTCGGGGCGCTTCCCCGTCAGGCGTGGCAGTGGCAGCCGCGGCCGTTGGAGGAAAAGGCGGTGCGGGAGGCGCTGGGGCGGCGGGGCAGAACGGCGTTGGTGGCGTTGCCGGGTGCGCGAGGCGCAGGCAAGTCGCAGCTGGCTGCCGGCTACGCCCGGTGGTGCCTCGATCAGGGCTATGACCTGGTGGCGTGGATCAATGCGGAGTCCGGGCCCGTGTCCGAGCTGGCGGCGCTGGCGGCCCATCTCGGGCTGCCGGGGGTGGCGGAGATGGCGCCAGAACAGGCGGCGGCCGCGGTGTGCCGGTGGCTCGAGCGGGACGGCCGAGCCCGGCGGCTGCTGGTGTTCGACAACGTCGACGATCCGGACGTACTGCACGGCTACGTCCCGTCGGCCGGCTCGACAAAGGTTCTGATTACCACCAACCGGCGGGAATTCATGACGATGGCCGGGATCGCTGTGGTCGAGGTCGGCATGTTCTCTCCCGCTGAAGCAAGGGAGTTCCTGGCCCGGGCGACCGGCCTGGACCCGGCCGGCGATGGGGCACGGTTGGGTGAGCAGCTGGGCTGGCTGCCGCTGGGGTTGGCTCAGGCTGCCGCGTTCATCGCCCGGACCGGGATCTCCTATGCCGAATATGCGCGGCTGCTGCAGCGTCAGGACTTGAACGAAACATTGCGTCAGCAGGCCGGAGCCGACCACCCTGGAGTACTGAAGGCAACCCAGCTCAGCTTGACAGGATTGGCCGAGACGGACCATAGCGGGGACGCGGCCCGGTTGCTGCGTGTGCTGTCGCTGCTGTCACCGGACGGGGTGAGCCGTGACCTGCTGGTGCAGGCCGAGCCGCAACTCGGCTTGCACAGCGGAGTGTGGCCTGCAGTCAGCACGTTGGTGACGGCATCGCTGGTCACGCTCGGCGGTGTCGCCCAAGCCGCCGCCTATGGCGAGGACCGTCGGGTCGTCGCGGTGCACCGGCTCACCGCGTTGGTGGTCCGTCACGAAGCCCGTAAGCCGCCCGGTGATGATCAGAAAGCCGCCCTGGACACGGCGGCCGGACTGCTGGACGCGCTCACCGAGCGTTTCCCCGGCGACCAGGTCGCACTGCGCCGTGATGAGCTGGACGAACTCGCCGCCCACCTCGACGCCGTACTCGGCCATACCGACGAGCCGTCGCCACTGCTGCTTGCCCAAGCCAATTGGATTGCCGGGCTGCTGGAGCAAGCCGGCGACCTGACCCGCGCCCTGCCCCTGTTCGAGCAAACGCTCGCCAATCGCGAGCGGCTGTTGGGAGCCGAGCACCCCGACACCCTGACCTCGCGGAACAACCTCGCCGGCGCCTACAAGTCGGCGGGACGCCTGAACGAAGCAATCGCCCTGTACGAGCAGACCCTCGCCGATCGCGAGCGGCTGTTGGGAGACGAACACCCGAGCACCCTGACCTCGCGAAACAACCTCGCCTACGCCTACAGGTCGGCGGGACGGCTGGACGAAGCAATCGCCCTGTACGAGCAGACCCTCGCCGTATGCGAGCGAGTGTTGGGAGCCGAACACCGGAACACCCTGACCTCGCGAAACAACCTCGCCGGCGCCTACAAGTCGGCGGGACGCCTGAACGAAGCAATCGCCCTGTACGAGCAGACCCTCGCCGATCGCGAGCGGGTGTTGGGAGCCGAGCACCCCGACACTCTGACCTCTCAAATCGACCTTGCCAGCGCCTACGTGTCGGCGGGACGCCTGAACGAGGCGCTCGCGCTGCACGAGCAGTCCCTCGCCGTATGCGAGCGGGTGTTGGGAGACGAACACCCGAGCACCCTGACCTCGCGAAACAACCTCGCCAGCGCCTACGAGTCGGCGGGACGCCTGAACGAGGCGCTCGCCCTGTTCGAGCAGACCCTCGCCGATCGCGAACGGCTGTTGGGAGACGAACACCCGAGCACCCTGACCTCGCGAAACAACCTCGCCGGCGCCTACGAGTCGGCGGGACGGCTGGTTGAGGCGATCGCTCTGTACGTGCAGACCCTCGCCGATCGCGAACGGCTGTTGGGAGACGAACACCCGAGCACCCTGACCTCGCGAAACAACCTCGCCTACGCCTACAGGTCGGCGGGACGGCTGGACGAAGCAATCGCCCTGCACCAGCAGACCCTTGCCGATCGCGAGCGGCTGTTGGGAACCGAGCACCCGGATACCCTGACCTCGCGGAACAACCTCGCCGACGCCTACAAGTCGGCGGGACGCCTGAACGAAGCAATCGCCCTGCACCAGCAGACCCTTCCCGGCCGGCCGTCGCAGAAGGCGCACTGACTCTGAGATGGGGCAGGCAGCGAGGCAGCTCCAAAATCTCCCACACGGTGAGTCTGAGCACGTCCCGCTGCCTGACCAACTGCCTGACGATGACCGAAGACTCCAGCGGACATGGACGGACGTCAGCGGACTGCTACAGTCAGGCAGATAGCGGCTTTGACCAGCACTTTTACGCCTGTTAAGTGCCTGGGGGTCAAGGGGTCGCAGGTTCAAATCCTGTCAGCCCGACGGACACACTTGCAGGGCCCGTGAGCAGCATAACCGCAGCTCACGGGCCCTAGCTGCACCTACCCCCCTGCACCTTCTCGGACTCGCGCTCGGGGCGAAGATCCGGCGCGAGTGACTAACTGGGTGACTAAGCCTCACCACCCCCTGCCGAGAAGATGCTCTCCATCGCCAGCGCACCCTCCACGATCACCAGCCGGATCTGGTGCCGATAGACCTGCTCCGCGACGGCCGTCCCGCTGTGCCCGAAGAGCCTGGCGATGTCCTCGATCGGTACCCGGGCGTCCGACAGCAGGGACACGAAGCTGTGCCGCATCTCCCGCGGCGTCCACTCCTCCGGCACCAGGCCGGCCGCCTTCACCACCTTCCGGAAGCCGCGCCGGACGTTGTGCGCGTCGAGCTCGGTGCCGACCGCAGACGCGAACACGAGCCCGTTCTCCTGCCACGGTTTGCCCTTGCCACGGCGGTGCCGTTCCTGCGCACGCTTCTTGATGGCCTCCTGGCGGATCCGGTGCAGCCTGAGCGCCACCACGCAGCGCATCGGCATCGCCAGGCCCCGTCGGGACTTCCGTGTCTTCGTGTCGTTTCCGGCTCGGACCGAGCGGTACACGCTGATCGAGCGCAGCACGGGAGGTGTGACGGTGGCGTTTCCGTTCAGGTCGCGGAGCAGGTTGCGGCGTTGGCGGGTGCGGCAGGAGTCGCCGGTGAGGGTGAGGACCTCGGCGTGGCGGACCAGGCGGTCGATCATGGCTGCGGCGACAACGTCGTCGGAGAGGGTCTCTCCCCAGCGCCCGAACGGCAGTTCGAGGTCACCATCACCGAGCCCTGTCGCTGCCACGGGTCTACTGTGTCCGGTCATGGACTTGGCCGCGCTGTTGGTGGCGATCGCATCCGGAATCATCGCGCTCGGCAGCGCCGCCTACGGTCCGCAGCCATGAATCGACGGGGGCGATGCCGCGCCACGCCGATGAGTCAGGGGAACGTCAGCGGAACCACCGTGACAGGGAAACGGCCGCGCACATTGGACGAGCGACTCAAGTATTTCGCTGAGGACCACTCGGCAAGGTGAAATATCGGCCAGTCAGGCCTTCGGGCGCAAGTTCCCCAAGATCCCCGCCGCATCATGAAAACGTCGAATTAACAACTGAATGTCATATTTGCTCCGGTGACTGACGAGAAGAAGACAGCCGGAAAGCCGAGCTCGGCAATCCAGTTGATAACTTGATTGTCCGCAACAGTCCCGGGGCTCGAAAAGCGCGGAAACGTGAAGAGAGTCGTTCGATTACGGTCCAACAAAGCAAGACGCACGACAACCCAAGCATCTCCGTCGTCGGTTGAGAAGAATCGTGACAGCAACTCTGCCGTCCCGTCGTCGTGAAGTCTAAGGGTTGGACCCTTGTCCAGGGTGCCGTTTATAAGGCCGGACAGCGTGCAATCGCCACTCCTGAGAGGGGTGCCCCACATGAATTCGGCAGTTTGAAAGGCAGCGGTATCTGACTTTTCCTCCGGCTCCAGTTCATCTGTCGATGCGCTTAGAACTTCCTCTAGTTTAGAACTGGTCACAACGGCCTCGGTTTCAGCGGTCTCACCGTTGCTTGACTGCGCCTCATCGGTCATCATATTCCCCGTGATGTGATTGTCGCTGTCGCCCGTAGCAGGTGGATCAGACTAGACCTCGCCGTCGACGCCCGCCACGGTCCTGATCTGTCGAAACTGTGACATCGAGCCAGCCGCGCGTACAAGAGGGTAGTCCCGCACCACCTTTTTGGCCGTAGCCGAAACGAAGGGACCACCCGTTTGGACGCAGTGACAGCAGGAATCCCTCCGAAACTCCGGGTGCGAAATCCATGCCGCTGCTCGCTCGCCATCTACGCCCCGGACCACGCTGACTGGTGAGTTGTCGGTCGCGTTGTCGGGGGCAGCGGAAGCCGTGAGCTCGGCATGACCCGGGCCGGGTGCTCGTCGATCTGGCGGTCGCGGTCGCCGACGGCGCGACTACGATCTCCGAGATTGCGGTGCTGGTCGATCAATCTGGATTGTTCGAGGCTGTGGCGTCGGATTCGACGTGTTGGCGGCTGCTGGATCAGCTCAACGAGACCCGTCTGGCGGCGGTCGTGGCGGCTCGCGCCCGGGCGCGGGACGTCGTCTGGCGCGGCACGCCAATACCCGCGGGGCAGGGTTCCCGCCGGCTAGGGTCGCCGGCCGGGAGCTGCCGGTGCTGGTGATCGACCTGGATGCCTCGATCGTGGTCTGTCACTCGGAGAAGGAGCTGGCAGCGGCAACGTTCAAGGGGTCGTTGGCCATCACCCGATGCTCGCGTTCTGCGACGACACCGGGGAGTTTCTCACTGGTCAGCTGCGTCGCGGCAATGCGGGCGCGAACTACGCCGATGATCACATCGCCGTGCTCGAGCAGGCATTGGCGCAGATCCCCGACGGTCACCGGCACGGCACCCCGATCCTGATCCGGGCTGACACCGCCGGCTGCACCAAGGGTTTCCTCGCGCATGTCCGGTCCTTGCGCGAGCAGGCGGTGAGCTGCGAGTTCTCAGTGGGGCGGCCGATCACCGCCCGCGAACGAGACGCCAACGCGACCCCATCGCGGCCTGCCCCGGCCGGACATCTTCACCACGATCGCCCGCCGCACCCTGATCGGATCCTTCGCAGTCCTCGTCACCTGCGCCAGCTTGCGGCCTTCCTCCATCGACGGTGTCCGGACGAACACCTCGGGTCGACGAGCCACAACCACCTCCCACACTTGATCGACAGGAGACGGCCTCATCCCACGATCACCAAGATCAATTACCGGGTCAACCTACTGAGACAAGCCACTAACAAGCGGTCTGCACGATCAACGGCACAAAAATGACGGCTCCGGCTGTCATTCTTTGCTGTAGAATTTGTTGTTTGACTTGTGGGTCGGGCGGTGGAGAGGTGGCAGTGATGCCGGATGCCCCCATGCAGCGCGAGTTCGAGGTGGTCATTGAGCCGCACACAGACGAATACAGCCGGGACGACAATCGGTGGCGGGCCCAGGTCACGACGCTGCGTCGCGACCTGCAGGAACAGGTGGACACGGTTGACCGCGGCCGGCTGGTACCGGGCGCGAAGGGGACGATCGACGAGCTGATTGTCGGTTTGGGCAGCGCTGGTGCGTTCACCGCGATGGTCGAGTGTATCCGCGCGTGGCTGGGACGCGACAAGAGTCGGCGCATCGAGGTGCGGTGGGACGAAGATGGGGTTGAGCGGTTCGTGACATTCCAGGGGTCGCCGTGGACTCCGAGACGGTGCGAGAGATCGCTCGGGCGGCTGCGGCGCGAATAGGGGGTCAGGCATGGCCGGCCGCTACAGAGCCCTCCTGATCGGCAACTCGACTTATCCGGCGGACGAGCACAACCTTCAGACGCTCTAGGGGCCGGTGAAGGATATCGCGGTGCTGAACCAGGCGTTAGCCGATCAGGGCACCGGCTTGTTCGCCGATGTCGACGTCACACTACTTCCCGAAGCGACGTCCAACCGGGCGGTGCGCGCGTTGGGCGCTTTCTTCACGAAGGCCCATCGGGACGACGTGCTGCTGCTTTATTTCAGCGGTCACGGCAAGCTCGATCAGCTGGGTCGCCTGCACCTGTGCATGCACGACACCGAGACGACCGATCTGCTGTCCACGGCCGTCAGCAGCATGCGGATCAACGAATTCGTCGAAGCGTCTCGGGCCCGCAATGTGGTGATCATCCTTGATTGTTGCTATGCCGGGGCGTTCCGTGGTGGCGGTCTCGGGGACGCCGTTGCCGGTCCGGGCCGGTATGTGATGACCAGCTGCCGCGGGACGCAGCTGGCGAATGACGCGTCCGTCGACAATGGTACGAGCTTTTTCACCCAGCATCTGATCGAGGGTCTTCTGTACGCCGCCGATCAGGACGGGGATGGTTACGTCAGCTTCTCGGATGTCTACGCCTATGTCGACCGCTGTCTGCGCGAAGACGGAAAGCAGATACCTCAGCGACGGGTGGACGGCGACGGGGACCTGCACCTGGCCAGGCGTCAGCAAGCCGGCACCGCCGCGGGCAACATAGGACCGGCGGCTCACCCTGCGGACGGCGCCGGAGCAGACCAGGTGCCGCCGTCGACGGTGGTACCTCCCGTTTCCATCGAGGCCGTCACCTCGCCTACGAGGCGACAGCGTGGCTGGTCTCGACGGCGCATCGCGATCGTCGCCGCGGCCGCGGCCGGCGTGATCGCCGCCGGGGTCGCCGCCGCCGTGCTGCTGGTTCCGTCCGGCGACTCGGGTGACCACGCGGCGACGCCCGGCAGCGGGTCCTACACCGCCACCGCGCCCTGGCGGATTCGCGTCGACGGCACCGGCTACGGAAACGGCTGCACCGTGACCTTGACCGACACGGCTTCCGGGGAAGCGATCCCCGTGCCCGGCAACATCTACAGCGTCGCGCAATATCAGATCGACAATACCGGGTCATTCAAGTGGCAAGCCAACGATCGGAATTGCTTCGTCACACCCTTCGCCGGCTCCGGCACGGCCGTCCTGCCGTTCACCCAGGAACAAAACGGCGACACCGACGCTTTCCTTGCACCCGATCAAGGCGTGGTCGTCCAAGTGAAGGACAACAATTCGGGGATCTGCACGCTACGCCTCCTTGACGCGACGAACGGGCAAGAACTGGACGTAACAAAATGGGCGCCAGGTATGGGCGCCGTCACCCTGAACCCGCAGGGCCGAACGCAAGTCTACATTTTCGACAGCAACTGCGTCATCCAAGTGTCCGCGCACACCTGACTCGGAAGTGCGCAGGCGCGGTTCAATCTTGGGAAGATCGCGGGCGCCGCCGGACGAGCACACCGAAGGCTTCAAGATCCATTCAGTACCCAGAGTCGAGTTGGCGAGTGCCAACTGTCACCAACGCCGGCCGCGTCATCTCCGAACCCACCAAGAGGGTCGCCACCCCCTCAATAGAATCACGCGCATCGTGACCGAAAACATGCCACGGTGCGCCCGGAACGAGACTACTCTTACTTTTGAACTATTCGAGGGGCGTCTAAATGACCAAGAAGAGCGCAAGGAAGGCAAGTGGCCGCCGGGCCAGCCGGCCATCGAGCCCACCTGCTGCTCCCAAGCCGATATTGCAGCGACTCGAGCGCTTCAAAACCGCCCTCCTCAGCGTAGGAGCCATGGCGGCCGCGATCACGGCCATCGTGACGCTCTGGCCGGCTCCCGATCCGGAAGACAGTGCCACGGTCTCACTCCGCGTCGTCCCCGGGGTTCCGCTCAGCGAGTACCAGCAACGGATCAGCACCACTGCCGTCCAGCCACAGGCCCTCATCTCGTCCGCTCACCTGCCCTCATCCGGCGGCCAGAGTCGCCCGCCCTCATCAAGCGCCGGGCGTACCGGTACAGGGACACACTCACCAAACTCCACCTCGACGACCCCGCCTAGTCCGACTGAGCCGGCAAACCCCGCCATCACGTCAGCCGGACCGGTCTCAACCTCTGCACCTGGAGAACTCCGGGTACCTGCCGGAATGACCGACCGTGACGTCGACGACACAACAGAGACAGTCAGCAGGCGCGTCAAGGGAGGGCGCGCCGGCATTCGAGCTCTTGAAACGATAGTTGTCGGCAGCTCCACTGATCAATCCGGCAAAATCGTCCCTCCTGAGGAGGCCGCCAAACGAGTACTCAAAGTACTCCACGACGCCCGGCAAGTGGAGGGCAGCACGGAGCCGGTCGGCGTAGTCGTCAGTGCCGACGTCGAACTGAATGGCCTCCGCGGCAAGACAGTCTCGCTTACGTGGTCCATGTGGCAGACAGAGGGCAAGACCCGCCTACACGGCCAGTGGCTCAACGAGAACCTCGCGTACAATCTCCGTCCCACGACAGGCAAGGACACCACAACAGTCGACCTGTGGGTTCCCCTTCCACCGGGAGCCGGCACATACGTTATCCATGGCGACCTGTCTACTGCCGGAGTGCCACTCGCAAGCAATCAAAGTGAGCCCTTCAATTAATCCTTGAACCGAGCCTTGGGACGTGCCGATCGTCTTTCACGCGCACGGGCGCGACATGAGCAGTCGGCCAGGCATGGACCCCGCCGACAGAACTCACCAGAACGACGTCACTCAGACCGGGAAAGCCTTCAACCTTGAGGGGATTCCCCAACCACACGACCCAGACAACGGACAATCGACCTCGAACTGCACGGCGGCCGCACCATCGATGGTGTCACCGCCCCATCGCGCAACGCCTGCGCCTCTGACCGCCGCCATCTGGCATAACCGCGCCAGATCAAGAACGACGGCGAGACATCCTCCGAGGACATATCGCCGCCGTGGACGGCTCTGTGACACGGCTCGATGACCGAAGCGGGTCAGGCCTGGTGGGCGAACCGCTCCAGCCGGCACCTGCCCTTCAGGAGCATGCCGAGGGGATGCCGCATACCCTCTCGGACGTCTGGGCTCAGGCCGGGCGGAAGCTGCCCAGGCAGGGGTGGCCCGGAAGAGCGGCTCTGGCCGGTTTGCCCGGCGGCGGGTAACCCACCAACCACAGCTGCCCGGTCACCGCGACGTTCGTGGCCAGCGAGATGTCGGCGACCAGCCGGAACCGCGTCTGCCGGCCGTCCGGGTACAACGCCCAGCCCGTCAGCCGGACCGCGGTGCGGGCTCGTGGTACGAACGGCGTGTCGAGTGCGACCCGCAGTTCCACCCAGCTGTCTCCGGTGATCGGACGGCGCATCCGCAGGCTGCCGACGGCCGTCAACAGCCCCAGCATGACGAACACCGCGCTGCCCCCGGCGATGCCGCCCACCCCGGCCGCGTCCGCGACGCCACCGGGTTCGGGCTCCACCGACGACGTGAGCGCGAGCCCCGCCGCACCCAGCACCAGGAACGTCACCCCGGTGACGGCCGCCCGCCGGACCTGGAACGCCCGGTGCGCGGCGAGCACCGGATCACGCGAGGGCGGTGTCGGGTGGCGCGAGACGAACTCGGCAAGCGTCGCCCCGGAAACGGGCGCGTCTTCGATCCGCCCGGACCGCAACCACATCGCCCCCGGCGGGCGGACGAAGACCCGCCGGCCCGTGCCGAGCACCCACAGCCGTCGCTCGCCCGCCAGCTGCACCCGCGGCCCGTCGGGGAGCCGGGTCCGCAGCCACCGTCCGTCCGGCAGCCGCACCGATACCCGTGCACCCTTCGTGAGCAACCCGTCCGGAGCGACGTCGAGCCGGTGGTACGGCTCCCCGAAGTGACTTCGGACGCGCCGGTAGAGGATCAGGACGTAAGTCCACATCGCCAGCATGCCGCCGAAGGTGCCGAAGTAGATGTAGGGCAGCGTGCTCCCCCACCCTTCGGTGAGCACGAGCAGCAAACCCAGCATGACAAGCGCTCCGCTGAGCCCCATGCGGACAATGGTCAGGCCGGTCAATTTCTGGACAAACC is from Amycolatopsis mediterranei and encodes:
- the fxsT gene encoding FxSxx-COOH system tetratricopeptide repeat protein; translation: YFGRRHAQHGQLQLNLPETTSIQALAVAQAARLLAATGWTADTYLNLLTQRTDELLARQAPAAGDPVSLTAAWTVSFDQLARDHPAALYTLTLLAWLAPEPVPLTLLTHQAGEAGTIAQDPLAFAELTTTLRIRGMAEVTTTTIQLHRVPAALLRARTRRDITADDDQDATWPVTTVRLLAAGLPEDPWINPPSWPSWRALLPHLLFACDPERPWQPVTTEVAYLLSRVAAYLQTRGDARTALPLFQRAYRLLKDLYGEDHSSTLSVASSLAVALSELGKHQQARELHEDVLTRRKRVLGDDHPDTLNSASNLAVDLSKLGKYGQARELSEDTLARYKRVFGDDHPGTLMIVNDLAIHLRTLGEYQQARELHEDTFTRRRRVLGDDHPSTLTSANNLALALNKLGEYGQARELSEDTLARLKRVLGDDHPDTLTTASNLAVALSELGEHQQARELKEDTLARLKHVFGDDHPSTLHVASNLAVELSKLGEHQQARELDEDTLARSKRVLGDDHPDTLTGASNLAVALSELGEHQRARELSEDTLARLKRVLGDDHPTTLTTAGHLALALNKLGEYGQARELSEDTFARLKRVLGGDRLSALTTAGNPAADRKALDDGEDAPE
- a CDS encoding tetratricopeptide repeat protein: MFAALGLLVAGVVVLETVRHRAERIQAQLRPVEVQSRVFGALPRQAWQWQPRPLEEKAVREALGRRGRTALVALPGARGAGKSQLAAGYARWCLDQGYDLVAWINAESGPVSELAALAAHLGLPGVAEMAPEQAAAAVCRWLERDGRARRLLVFDNVDDPDVLHGYVPSAGSTKVLITTNRREFMTMAGIAVVEVGMFSPAEAREFLARATGLDPAGDGARLGEQLGWLPLGLAQAAAFIARTGISYAEYARLLQRQDLNETLRQQAGADHPGVLKATQLSLTGLAETDHSGDAARLLRVLSLLSPDGVSRDLLVQAEPQLGLHSGVWPAVSTLVTASLVTLGGVAQAAAYGEDRRVVAVHRLTALVVRHEARKPPGDDQKAALDTAAGLLDALTERFPGDQVALRRDELDELAAHLDAVLGHTDEPSPLLLAQANWIAGLLEQAGDLTRALPLFEQTLANRERLLGAEHPDTLTSRNNLAGAYKSAGRLNEAIALYEQTLADRERLLGDEHPSTLTSRNNLAYAYRSAGRLDEAIALYEQTLAVCERVLGAEHRNTLTSRNNLAGAYKSAGRLNEAIALYEQTLADRERVLGAEHPDTLTSQIDLASAYVSAGRLNEALALHEQSLAVCERVLGDEHPSTLTSRNNLASAYESAGRLNEALALFEQTLADRERLLGDEHPSTLTSRNNLAGAYESAGRLVEAIALYVQTLADRERLLGDEHPSTLTSRNNLAYAYRSAGRLDEAIALHQQTLADRERLLGTEHPDTLTSRNNLADAYKSAGRLNEAIALHQQTLPGRPSQKAH
- a CDS encoding DUF6294 family protein, which translates into the protein MTDEAQSSNGETAETEAVVTSSKLEEVLSASTDELEPEEKSDTAAFQTAEFMWGTPLRSGDCTLSGLINGTLDKGPTLRLHDDGTAELLSRFFSTDDGDAWVVVRLALLDRNRTTLFTFPRFSSPGTVADNQVINWIAELGFPAVFFSSVTGANMTFSC
- a CDS encoding effector-associated constant component EACC1; protein product: MPDAPMQREFEVVIEPHTDEYSRDDNRWRAQVTTLRRDLQEQVDTVDRGRLVPGAKGTIDELIVGLGSAGAFTAMVECIRAWLGRDKSRRIEVRWDEDGVERFVTFQGSPWTPRRCERSLGRLRRE
- a CDS encoding caspase family protein, with translation MKDIAVLNQALADQGTGLFADVDVTLLPEATSNRAVRALGAFFTKAHRDDVLLLYFSGHGKLDQLGRLHLCMHDTETTDLLSTAVSSMRINEFVEASRARNVVIILDCCYAGAFRGGGLGDAVAGPGRYVMTSCRGTQLANDASVDNGTSFFTQHLIEGLLYAADQDGDGYVSFSDVYAYVDRCLREDGKQIPQRRVDGDGDLHLARRQQAGTAAGNIGPAAHPADGAGADQVPPSTVVPPVSIEAVTSPTRRQRGWSRRRIAIVAAAAAGVIAAGVAAAVLLVPSGDSGDHAATPGSGSYTATAPWRIRVDGTGYGNGCTVTLTDTASGEAIPVPGNIYSVAQYQIDNTGSFKWQANDRNCFVTPFAGSGTAVLPFTQEQNGDTDAFLAPDQGVVVQVKDNNSGICTLRLLDATNGQELDVTKWAPGMGAVTLNPQGRTQVYIFDSNCVIQVSAHT